Part of the Caldilineales bacterium genome is shown below.
GACGGCGATCCGGTCAGGTCGGTTTAGTCATCATCGCCTTCCTGGTCATCATCGCCGTTTTTTCCCCCCAACTCTCGACCCATGACCCCCTTCAGGTGCTGATCGGCGTCGAGGACAACGTCAAGCGCCGCACGCCGCCCTGCATCTATGCCGCCAATGGGCTGCCGTCGCTGCCCGTCGTGCGCAGTTTTCAGTGCGACCCCTCGTTGCCAGAACACTATTTCGGGGTCGATGGCAACGTGCGCGATCTCTACAGCCGCGTCCTCTACGGCGCCCGTGTGTCGTTGCGGGTCGGCTTCTACGTCGTCTTCGTCGCCCTGCTGTCGGGGACGCTGATCGGCGCCGTATCGGGCTATCTTGGCGGCCGCATCGACAACGTGCTCATGCGCCTGATGGACATCGTGCTGGCCTTTCCGGCCCTCGTCCTGGCCATTGCCATCAACTCCGCCCTCCTCCAGGCCCTGGACACCAGCCTGCTTACCACCATCATCGACGGGCTGAAGCGCCTTCTGGGGTTCGAGGATGTGGGCCTGCTGACGGCGCTGATGGCCGTCTCGCTCGTCTCGATCCCCACCTTTGCCCGGCTGGCGCGGGCCAGCGTGCTCTCGATCAAAGAACAGGAATATGTCACCGCGGCGCGGGCGATCGGCGCCCCCCCCAACCGCATCCTGTTGCGCGGCATCTTGCCCAATGCCATGGCGCCCTTGATCGTCGCCGCCACCTTGGGTGTGGC
Proteins encoded:
- a CDS encoding ABC transporter permease, with protein sequence MATSSEVVTPPVDLKFKPSRRSHSLWYEAVRDLLRRRSGQVGLVIIAFLVIIAVFSPQLSTHDPLQVLIGVEDNVKRRTPPCIYAANGLPSLPVVRSFQCDPSLPEHYFGVDGNVRDLYSRVLYGARVSLRVGFYVVFVALLSGTLIGAVSGYLGGRIDNVLMRLMDIVLAFPALVLAIAINSALLQALDTSLLTTIIDGLKRLLGFEDVGLLTALMAVSLVSIPTFARLARASVLSIKEQEYVTAARAIGAPPNRILLRGILPNAMAPLIVAATLGVASAILDTAALSFLGLGAQPPTPEWGAMIGAERNQMFTAPYLIIFPGLAIALTVLGFNLLGDGLRDALDPRMKNR